Proteins found in one Clostridium kluyveri DSM 555 genomic segment:
- a CDS encoding M24 family metallopeptidase, which produces MFKKRIEKLRKAMRKKDIDGVLLVGDANRNYLSGFTGNESFSVITCDKAFFITDSRFTEQAMQQVKDYEVVEYGRGVSLIDFLNDLLNKIDVKRIGFEENILSYSQYTLYTNKLQCEFVPMDGIIEKLRTVKDEFEIKSIQKAAEIADKAFEHIIKFIKCGMTEREIGLELEFYMKKLGAKELSFPSIVASGIRSSLPHGEATDKIINKGEFLTLDFGCIFDEYCSDMTRTVVIGEPTQKMLKIYNIVLEAQQLALKEYKPGISAADVDSTARDYIEGEGYGKYFGHGLGHGVGRQIHEAPTISFKNKNKLEVGMVVTDEPGIYIPHFGGVRIEDLLVVTEKGGKVLSKSSKELICIG; this is translated from the coding sequence GTGTTCAAAAAAAGAATTGAGAAATTAAGAAAGGCCATGAGGAAAAAGGACATTGATGGGGTCTTGTTGGTAGGAGATGCCAATAGAAATTATTTAAGTGGATTCACAGGAAATGAGAGTTTTTCTGTTATAACTTGTGATAAAGCTTTTTTTATAACTGATTCAAGATTTACAGAACAGGCCATGCAGCAAGTTAAAGATTATGAAGTGGTAGAATACGGCAGAGGTGTTTCTCTTATAGATTTTCTAAATGACTTGTTAAATAAAATAGATGTTAAAAGAATTGGATTTGAAGAAAACATACTTTCCTACAGTCAATATACTCTTTATACTAATAAATTACAATGTGAATTTGTTCCTATGGATGGAATTATAGAAAAATTAAGGACAGTAAAAGATGAATTTGAAATAAAATCAATACAAAAGGCAGCTGAGATTGCAGATAAGGCTTTTGAACATATAATAAAATTTATAAAATGCGGTATGACAGAGAGGGAAATAGGTTTAGAGTTAGAATTTTATATGAAAAAATTAGGAGCTAAAGAGTTGTCTTTTCCGTCTATAGTTGCATCTGGAATAAGATCCAGTCTCCCACATGGGGAAGCAACAGATAAAATTATAAATAAAGGCGAGTTTTTGACATTAGACTTTGGATGCATATTTGACGAGTACTGTTCTGATATGACAAGAACAGTTGTAATAGGCGAGCCAACACAAAAAATGTTAAAAATATACAATATTGTGCTGGAAGCTCAACAATTGGCTCTAAAGGAATATAAGCCTGGAATATCTGCTGCAGATGTAGACAGTACAGCTAGGGACTATATAGAAGGGGAAGGTTATGGAAAGTATTTTGGCCATGGCCTAGGACATGGAGTAGGAAGACAAATTCATGAAGCACCTACCATATCATTTAAGAATAAGAATAAGTTAGAAGTGGGTATGGTAGTTACGGATGAACCAGGAATATATATACCACATTTTGGAGGAGTCAGAATAGAAGATTTACTAGTAGTTACAGAAAAAGGAGGAAAGGTCCTATCAAAATCCTCAAAAGAGCTAATATGTATAGGGTAA
- the efp gene encoding elongation factor P codes for MISAGDLRKGTTFEQDGQVYTVVDFLHVKPGKGAAFVRTKLRNVITGSVTDTTFNPSAKLQEAVIERKEMQYLYSDGELYYFMDQETFEQIPLEYAKVQEAIKFLKENMFAIIKFYKGEAFSVEAPNFVELQVTHTEPGVKGNTATNVLKPATLETGAVVSVPIFVNQGETIRVDTRSGEYMERV; via the coding sequence ATGATATCAGCAGGAGATTTAAGAAAAGGAACTACTTTTGAACAAGATGGACAAGTGTATACAGTAGTAGACTTTCTTCATGTAAAACCAGGTAAAGGAGCAGCATTTGTAAGGACAAAACTTAGAAATGTTATAACGGGATCAGTTACTGATACTACTTTTAATCCCAGTGCCAAGTTGCAAGAAGCAGTTATAGAGAGAAAAGAAATGCAGTACTTGTATTCAGATGGAGAATTATATTATTTTATGGATCAGGAAACTTTTGAGCAAATTCCACTAGAATATGCAAAGGTACAGGAAGCAATAAAATTTTTAAAAGAGAACATGTTTGCTATAATAAAGTTTTATAAAGGAGAGGCATTTTCTGTGGAAGCTCCAAACTTTGTTGAACTTCAGGTAACCCATACAGAACCAGGAGTTAAGGGAAATACTGCTACAAATGTGTTAAAGCCAGCTACTCTTGAAACAGGAGCAGTTGTGTCAGTACCTATATTTGTAAATCAAGGAGAAACTATAAGAGTTGATACAAGAAGTGGAGAATATATGGAAAGAGTTTAG
- a CDS encoding CD1247 N-terminal domain-containing protein, with the protein MHSIISKVSYLKGLVDGLKIDKNTNDGKVIIEIVDVLKSIAEEIENISEDQKDMRAYIDCMNKDLADLQDNLYDDDYEAYKDEGENFTEIQCPNCNDTVYVDKDILERRKELTCPNCHNNIYIKDDDVKDEV; encoded by the coding sequence ATGCATTCTATTATATCTAAAGTATCTTATCTTAAAGGTTTAGTAGACGGATTAAAAATTGATAAAAATACTAATGACGGAAAAGTTATTATAGAAATTGTAGATGTGCTTAAAAGTATAGCAGAGGAAATAGAGAACATATCTGAAGACCAGAAGGATATGAGGGCTTATATAGATTGTATGAATAAAGATCTGGCAGATCTTCAAGATAACTTATATGATGATGATTACGAGGCTTATAAAGATGAAGGAGAAAATTTTACAGAAATTCAGTGTCCCAATTGCAATGATACGGTATATGTGGATAAAGATATATTAGAAAGAAGAAAAGAGTTAACATGTCCAAATTGCCACAACAATATATATATTAAAGATGATGATGTAAAAGATGAAGTATAG
- the spoIIIAA gene encoding stage III sporulation protein AA, producing MDTKEILNIIPENLKRALGDLIKSPDLQEIRIRTNKPLIMQLGRKEVVVQYIPKLEDLKVIVQRMSNYSIYAFEEEIKQGYITIRGGHRVGICGRCIIEKNEVKTIKDIASINIRICREIIGCSDSIMKFILKKDKVINTIIISPPKCGKTTLIRDIVRNISQGIKNVGLTGKKVCVIDERSEIGACFNGMPQLNVGMRTDILDGCPKSQGIIMAIRSMSPEVIVCDEIGTYKDMDSILTALNSGVNLITTIHGYGTEDLYSRPVFKEIVENKVFKRAVVLSSREGSGTVEYIYNFSNDSVIWRS from the coding sequence ATGGATACTAAAGAAATTTTAAATATTATACCTGAAAACTTAAAAAGGGCCTTAGGAGATTTGATAAAATCCCCTGATTTGCAAGAAATAAGAATAAGGACAAATAAACCTTTAATAATGCAGCTGGGCAGAAAAGAAGTTGTAGTTCAATATATACCTAAATTAGAAGATTTAAAGGTGATAGTTCAAAGAATGAGTAATTATTCCATTTATGCCTTTGAAGAAGAAATTAAACAGGGATATATAACTATTAGAGGGGGACATAGAGTTGGCATATGTGGAAGGTGTATTATCGAAAAGAATGAGGTAAAAACCATAAAAGATATTGCATCCATAAATATAAGGATATGTAGAGAGATTATAGGATGTTCTGATTCTATTATGAAGTTTATTTTAAAAAAGGATAAAGTAATAAATACTATAATAATTTCTCCACCTAAGTGTGGAAAGACTACCCTTATAAGAGATATTGTAAGAAATATTTCTCAAGGAATAAAAAACGTAGGGCTTACAGGAAAAAAGGTCTGTGTAATAGATGAAAGAAGTGAGATAGGAGCTTGTTTTAATGGAATGCCTCAATTAAATGTGGGCATGAGAACAGATATATTAGATGGATGTCCTAAAAGTCAGGGTATAATTATGGCCATTAGAAGCATGTCTCCAGAGGTTATAGTTTGTGATGAGATTGGAACTTATAAGGATATGGATAGTATTTTAACTGCTCTGAATTCTGGAGTAAATTTAATTACTACTATTCATGGCTATGGAACAGAAGATTTGTACAGCAGACCTGTGTTTAAGGAAATAGTTGAGAATAAGGTATTTAAAAGAGCCGTGGTATTAAGCAGCAGAGAGGGCTCCGGCACAGTAGAATATATATATAATTTTTCAAATGACTCAGTAATATGGAGGTCATAA
- the spoIIIAB gene encoding stage III sporulation protein SpoIIIAB, which produces MVKFLGCMMILAASTGIGVIYGEGFKKRVKQLKEIQRCMYQLQNEIIYTHTPLPEAISNTACKSVSPIKDIFKDISQMLEKNSVDSVYEAFSHTLKAKENTLNLKKEDTAALLDLSRTLGESDIEGQKKMFLLTLENIKEQIETSQILMNKNLKMCRSLGFSLGAVIVIILI; this is translated from the coding sequence ATGGTGAAATTTTTAGGATGTATGATGATATTAGCTGCATCTACAGGAATAGGTGTTATATATGGGGAAGGCTTTAAAAAGAGAGTAAAACAGCTAAAAGAAATACAAAGGTGTATGTATCAGCTTCAAAATGAAATAATATACACTCATACACCTCTGCCAGAAGCTATTTCAAATACTGCATGTAAAAGTGTAAGTCCTATTAAGGATATATTTAAAGATATTTCTCAAATGTTAGAAAAAAATTCTGTTGATAGTGTGTATGAGGCTTTCAGCCATACATTAAAGGCTAAGGAAAATACTTTGAATTTAAAAAAAGAAGATACAGCTGCCTTGTTAGATTTATCTAGAACTCTTGGGGAATCAGATATAGAGGGACAGAAGAAGATGTTTTTACTAACTCTGGAAAATATAAAAGAACAAATAGAAACTTCTCAAATTTTAATGAATAAGAATTTAAAAATGTGCAGGAGTTTGGGTTTTTCATTAGGAGCCGTAATAGTAATAATTTTAATTTAA
- the spoIIIAC gene encoding stage III sporulation protein AC, giving the protein MMDISLIFKIAGVGIIVILINKVLEASGKGDYAVVTNLAGILIVLMMVIDLVNKLFNTVRTMFQL; this is encoded by the coding sequence ATGATGGACATAAGTTTAATTTTTAAGATAGCAGGGGTAGGCATAATTGTTATCCTTATAAATAAAGTTTTAGAAGCCAGCGGCAAGGGGGATTATGCAGTGGTAACCAACTTGGCGGGAATTTTAATTGTACTTATGATGGTAATAGATTTGGTAAATAAATTATTCAATACAGTTAGAACTATGTTTCAACTTTAG
- the spoIIIAD gene encoding stage III sporulation protein AD, translated as MEIIKVVAFAFVALFIVLLFKDKRDDIAVYISIVSGVMIFLFMITKITAILQFIQQLAAKANINFIYLTTVFKILAIAYLASFCSEICKDAGQGNLGAKVEFAGKILILVLAIPILMAVLQSILKIM; from the coding sequence ATGGAGATAATTAAAGTAGTAGCATTTGCATTTGTTGCATTATTTATAGTATTGCTGTTTAAAGATAAAAGAGATGATATAGCAGTTTATATAAGTATAGTTTCTGGGGTTATGATATTTTTGTTTATGATAACCAAGATAACGGCCATACTGCAATTTATACAGCAATTAGCGGCTAAGGCAAATATAAATTTTATTTATTTAACCACTGTATTTAAAATACTTGCTATTGCATATTTAGCTTCTTTTTGCAGTGAGATATGCAAAGATGCAGGACAGGGGAATTTAGGTGCAAAAGTTGAATTTGCAGGTAAAATTTTAATTTTAGTACTTGCAATTCCTATACTTATGGCTGTATTACAGTCAATTTTAAAGATTATGTAG
- the spoIIIAE gene encoding stage III sporulation protein AE: MKNSILILTIVLLICFNVQAFDTNTAETNTQSKINVENIQQNTVKNEEDKSDQEQINQFYDYITNMKTDNELLNDIDVKTYVKNFLKSGEGGISFKKILSAVMSYGVRELKASLKLLVLLVIISIICTLLTNLQRAFSSEQLSNIAYFACYSLIIIIMSKSFYIGVDIAKSAINQMTSFMVALIPVLITLVASVGGFVEAAVMDPIIIGAITISANLFMYVIIPVISMSFVLQFVNNLSSEYKIDKLTKLLNQGALWTQGIIMTIFIGIITIRGITSKTIDQVTAKTAKFAVDNFVPIVGKSLSDAIATVAGYSVLLKNALSSLGLIVIVAMILFPIIKLIIMIILYKLTAALIEPISDGRLVNCINSAGDSLILIMSCLICVSIMFFIMISIVASAGRVMI; the protein is encoded by the coding sequence ATGAAAAATAGTATATTGATACTAACTATAGTTTTATTAATATGTTTTAATGTACAAGCTTTTGATACAAACACTGCAGAAACAAATACACAAAGTAAAATAAATGTGGAAAATATTCAACAAAATACTGTAAAAAATGAAGAAGATAAAAGTGATCAGGAACAGATAAATCAATTCTATGATTATATAACAAATATGAAGACAGATAATGAGTTATTAAATGACATAGATGTGAAAACCTACGTAAAAAATTTTTTAAAAAGTGGAGAGGGAGGCATATCATTTAAAAAAATTTTAAGTGCAGTAATGTCCTATGGAGTAAGAGAGTTAAAAGCGTCTTTAAAGTTATTAGTACTTTTAGTAATAATCTCAATTATATGCACTCTTCTTACCAATTTACAAAGAGCCTTTAGCAGTGAACAATTATCTAATATAGCATATTTTGCATGTTACTCACTTATAATAATAATAATGTCAAAGAGTTTTTATATAGGAGTGGATATAGCCAAATCAGCTATAAACCAAATGACAAGTTTTATGGTAGCCTTAATACCTGTGCTTATAACCTTGGTAGCTTCTGTGGGAGGTTTTGTAGAAGCCGCAGTTATGGATCCAATTATAATAGGAGCTATAACTATAAGTGCAAATTTATTTATGTATGTTATAATTCCTGTAATATCCATGTCTTTTGTACTTCAATTTGTAAATAACTTGTCTTCCGAGTATAAGATAGACAAACTGACCAAGCTTTTAAATCAAGGGGCATTATGGACCCAGGGGATTATAATGACTATATTTATAGGGATAATAACTATAAGGGGAATTACTTCAAAAACTATTGATCAGGTTACAGCAAAAACAGCCAAATTTGCAGTGGATAATTTTGTACCTATAGTAGGAAAGAGCCTGTCAGATGCTATAGCTACTGTAGCTGGATATTCCGTATTATTAAAAAATGCATTGAGCAGTTTAGGGCTTATAGTAATTGTAGCGATGATTTTATTTCCTATAATTAAATTAATAATTATGATAATTTTGTATAAATTAACAGCAGCCCTTATAGAGCCCATAAGTGATGGAAGATTGGTGAACTGCATAAATTCTGCAGGAGATTCTCTTATACTTATAATGTCTTGTCTAATATGTGTGTCTATAATGTTCTTTATAATGATATCAATTGTAGCTTCAGCAGGAAGAGTTATGATATGA
- the spoIIIAF gene encoding stage III sporulation protein AF: protein MIESLRQWLVGICTAVFFITAIEMLLPDNSMKKYCKFVLGLILITVFINPLIKIFNKDFDINSYTAKAIESFEENTKSEKSLKDFNEYKEKSKADTIEAFESNLKLSCEKNLKEKYPDGNYKVTIKADYDEESNIVYVKNVNVEIQKGSVEKVKKVDVSGKTTSVSNFNEESNEQCNKIKNYLSKELNVSEDVIHVNS, encoded by the coding sequence ATGATTGAATCCCTGAGACAGTGGCTAGTAGGCATATGTACAGCCGTATTTTTCATTACTGCCATAGAAATGCTTTTACCAGATAATAGCATGAAAAAATATTGTAAATTTGTATTGGGGCTTATATTGATTACAGTATTCATTAATCCACTGATAAAGATATTTAATAAGGATTTTGATATAAACAGCTATACGGCAAAAGCTATAGAGAGCTTTGAAGAGAATACTAAAAGTGAAAAATCTTTAAAAGATTTTAATGAATATAAGGAGAAAAGTAAAGCAGATACCATAGAAGCCTTTGAAAGTAATCTCAAGTTAAGCTGTGAAAAAAACTTAAAGGAAAAATATCCAGATGGAAATTATAAAGTAACAATAAAAGCTGATTACGATGAGGAAAGTAATATTGTATATGTAAAAAATGTGAATGTAGAAATTCAAAAAGGCAGTGTTGAAAAAGTGAAAAAAGTAGATGTGAGTGGTAAAACTACTTCTGTGAGTAATTTTAATGAAGAAAGTAATGAGCAGTGTAATAAGATAAAGAACTACTTAAGCAAAGAATTAAATGTATCGGAAGATGTGATACATGTAAATTCTTGA
- the spoIIIAG gene encoding stage III sporulation protein AG: MDFKKWLSELLKKGNKKNSNDKKNIMNLAIVFLIGLLIIITINFFSGYSENTYNNLNSNKNSSTDETKKDTTEESTSTDENSSHDYEESIQKNLKNTLEQIEGVGKVEVMISFESGEEHVPAVNVNDTTNTTEEKDNEGGTRNTTQKNNGSTVVITNDGSKSEPLIVKTYNPKILGVCVVAEGAENKVTELRISKAITDLFGLSEDKVNVYPMKK, encoded by the coding sequence TTGGATTTTAAAAAATGGCTTAGCGAACTTCTTAAAAAAGGTAATAAAAAAAATTCTAATGATAAAAAAAATATTATGAATTTGGCTATAGTATTTCTAATAGGGTTGCTCATAATTATAACTATAAATTTTTTTAGTGGTTACAGTGAAAATACATATAATAATTTAAATAGTAATAAAAATAGTAGTACAGATGAGACTAAAAAGGATACCACTGAAGAATCCACCTCCACAGATGAAAATAGCTCCCATGATTATGAAGAATCCATACAAAAAAATTTAAAGAATACTTTAGAACAGATAGAAGGGGTAGGAAAAGTAGAAGTGATGATTAGTTTTGAAAGTGGAGAGGAACATGTACCAGCAGTAAATGTAAATGATACAACTAATACCACAGAAGAGAAGGATAATGAAGGAGGAACGAGAAATACCACTCAAAAAAATAATGGAAGCACAGTGGTTATCACAAACGATGGAAGCAAATCAGAACCACTTATAGTAAAAACATATAATCCTAAAATATTAGGTGTGTGTGTGGTAGCTGAAGGAGCTGAGAATAAAGTAACTGAACTTAGGATATCAAAGGCTATAACTGATTTATTTGGATTATCTGAAGATAAGGTGAATGTATATCCTATGAAAAAGTAG
- a CDS encoding SpoIIIAH-like family protein, with amino-acid sequence MNKKQAVIIVTLLALIVCVGVVATKLNSPINYVNGLDNNGTSNSTVSSNSTKSKSTESDTTQSKDSKSQFFEETRLTRDQKNAETLQTLKNFIDDQNVSQDNRTDAEKKYTALAMNANYEMKIENTLKSKGYEDAICSIENDKVRIIVKNKEKLTDKNTREIKDVVMSISKLQDVEIEVKES; translated from the coding sequence ATGAATAAAAAACAGGCAGTTATAATTGTGACTCTTTTGGCGTTAATAGTTTGTGTAGGAGTAGTTGCCACAAAACTCAATAGTCCTATAAATTATGTGAATGGTTTAGATAATAATGGAACTAGTAATAGTACAGTATCATCCAACAGCACTAAAAGTAAAAGTACAGAGTCCGATACTACACAGTCTAAAGACAGTAAGTCCCAGTTTTTTGAAGAAACAAGACTTACAAGAGATCAAAAAAATGCAGAGACTCTTCAAACCTTAAAAAATTTTATAGATGATCAAAATGTATCCCAGGATAATCGTACAGATGCTGAAAAAAAATATACTGCCCTGGCTATGAATGCAAATTATGAAATGAAGATAGAAAACACTTTAAAGAGTAAAGGATATGAGGATGCCATATGTTCTATAGAAAATGATAAGGTTAGAATAATAGTTAAAAATAAAGAAAAATTAACAGATAAGAATACACGGGAAATAAAAGATGTAGTTATGAGTATTTCTAAATTGCAGGATGTGGAGATTGAAGTGAAGGAAAGCTAA